One stretch of Hallerella porci DNA includes these proteins:
- a CDS encoding GTP-binding protein yields MAKEKFERTKPHCNIGTIGHVDHGKTTLTAA; encoded by the coding sequence ATGGCAAAAGAGAAGTTTGAAAGAACCAAGCCGCACTGCAACATCGGTACGATTGGTCACGTTGACCATGGTAAAACGACCTTGACAGCTGCAAT